Sequence from the Thermus tengchongensis genome:
CCCGGACGGGTGCGGCGGGTGGAGGACCACCTTAAGGTGGGGGACGTGATCAAGGTCAAGGTGCACCGCATTGACGAGCGGGGCAAGATCGACCTAATCCGCCCCGAACTGGAAGGCAAGATCCCCCCCAGGCGGCGCGGCTAGCCCCTGGGGGTTTTCCCTAGCGCCCATCCCGGCCAGGCCGGGAAGATAGGAGGTTTATGGAAGATCAGGCGCGCAAACCGAGGCGGCGGCGGAGAAGGCCGCAAGAGGGAGGCGGAGTAACCGGCACCGGTCCCCAGGACTTCCTGGAGATCATCCCCTTAGGAGGGATGGGGGAGATTGGCAAGAACATCACCGCCTTCCGCTTCCGGGATGAGATCTTCGTTCTGGACGGCGGGTTAGCCTTCCCCGAGGAGGGAATGCCCGGGGTGGACCTCCTCATCCCCCGAGTGGACTACCTGGTGGAAAACCGCCATCTCATCAAAGCCTGGGTCCTCACCCACGGCCACGAGGACCACATTGGGGGGCTTCCCTTCATCCTGCCCATGGTCTTCGGCAAGGACTCCCCAGTGCCCATCTACGGGGCAAAACTCACCCTGGGTCTCCTTAGAGGGAAGCTGGAAGAGTTCGGCCTGCGGCCAGGATCCTTCAACCTGAAGGAGGTTTCCCCCGACGACCGCATCCAGGTGGGGCGGTACTTCACCCTGGACCTCTTCCGCATGACCCACTCCATCCCCGACAACTCCGGGGTGGTCATCCGCACCCCCATCGGCACCATCGTGCACACGGGGGACTTCAAGCTGGACCCCACCCCCATCGACGGCAAGGTCTCCCACCTGGCCAAGGTGGCCCAGGCGGGGGCGGAAGGGGTATTGCTCCTCATCGCCGACTCCACCAACGCCGAGCGTCCCGGCTACACCCCCAGCGAGATGGAGATCGCCAAGGAACTGGACCGGGTGATCGGCCGGGCCCCGGGAAGGGTCTTCGTCACCACCTTCGCCAGCCACATCCACCGCATCCAAGCGGTGATTTGGGCAGCGGAAAAGTACGGGCGCAAGGTGGCCATGGAGGGGCGGAGCATGCTGAAGTTCAGCCGCATCGCTATGGAACTGGGCTACCTCAAGGTGAAGGACCGCCTCTACACCCTGGAGGAGGTCAAGGACCTTCCCGACCACCAGGTGCTCATCCTGGCCACGGGAAGCCAGGGCCAGCCCATGTCCGTCCTCTCCCGCCTGGCCTTTGAGGGCCACGCCAAGATGGCCATCAAGCCCGGGGACACGGTGATCCTCTCCAGTAGCCCCATCCCCGGCAACGAGGAGGCGGTGAACCGGGTCATCAACCGCCTCTACGCCTTAGGGGCCTACGTCCTCTACCCCCCCACCTACAAGGTGCACGCCTCCGGCCACGCCTCCCAGGAGGAGCTCAAACTCATCCTGAACCTGACCACGCCCAAGTTCTTCCTGCCTTGGCACGGGGAGGTGCGGCACCAGACCAACTTTAAGTGGCTGGCGGAAAGCATGAGCCGCCCCCCGGAGAAGACCCT
This genomic interval carries:
- a CDS encoding ribonuclease J, producing MEDQARKPRRRRRRPQEGGGVTGTGPQDFLEIIPLGGMGEIGKNITAFRFRDEIFVLDGGLAFPEEGMPGVDLLIPRVDYLVENRHLIKAWVLTHGHEDHIGGLPFILPMVFGKDSPVPIYGAKLTLGLLRGKLEEFGLRPGSFNLKEVSPDDRIQVGRYFTLDLFRMTHSIPDNSGVVIRTPIGTIVHTGDFKLDPTPIDGKVSHLAKVAQAGAEGVLLLIADSTNAERPGYTPSEMEIAKELDRVIGRAPGRVFVTTFASHIHRIQAVIWAAEKYGRKVAMEGRSMLKFSRIAMELGYLKVKDRLYTLEEVKDLPDHQVLILATGSQGQPMSVLSRLAFEGHAKMAIKPGDTVILSSSPIPGNEEAVNRVINRLYALGAYVLYPPTYKVHASGHASQEELKLILNLTTPKFFLPWHGEVRHQTNFKWLAESMSRPPEKTLIGENGAVYRLTRDAFEKVGQVPSGVLYVDGLGVGDITEEILADRQHLAEEGIVVITALAARDPVVEVVSRGFVKAGERLLGEVKRMALEALQNGVREKKPLERIRDDIYYPVKKFLKKATGRDPVILPVVIEG